Part of the Erwinia amylovora genome is shown below.
AATCTTAGAGTTGAAGAGCTGCTGAATATGCATATGAAAACCAATACGCAGATAAAGCAGATCGTGACCACCGTCGGGGGAAATAACAGCCTCTATGGCTCGACGGGAGAATCGCACGTTGCCCCCGTAGGGGGAAGTTATCGTATCAGCGTGTAACGCGATCCACTCCTTAAAATTATTGTGCCCTTTTGCCAGCTAGCCGCTGGCTTTTTTTTGCCTGCAATTCGCTCAAATAATGGTCATCCCCGCTGAGGGAATAAGACAGCGCATCCCCAGGATCTGAAACCGCTAAGCAGCTGGGGACATGAGATAAGCGAAGGTGAGGCGGCGCGAGGAATAAAGATGACAGGATAACTTAACGAATGCTGGCGGTAAACGGGGCGGCGTAGGCGTTGCTGACCGCCTTACCTTTATTGAGTCCGGACATCTCTTCACGCAGCTGGTCAAGCCTGGCGCGCATACGCTGAACCATCAGCGCTTCGTTATCCTGCAAAGTGGTGATAAGCTCGCGGGCGGCCGCCAGCTCATCTACGTTCAGGGCGCTGCTGTCCAGCAGCATGGCTTCGCGGAGAAGATCCGCACAGGGGCCCAACGCCGCAATAAACTCATCCCAGCGGCTTTCGCAGCTCAGTACCATCAGCTCATCATGCAGCTGGCTGATGCGCTGTAATTCTGACATCAGCGTGTTACCCATGATTTACCTGCTTTTTCGCCGGCTCAATCTCTTTCCAGGTATTGGACATATCGGTCATCAGCTCGATCAGCTGCGGCAGCGGCTCGGGGTTCTGTTGCAGATTAACCAGCAGCAGATTGCGCGAAACATATTCATA
Proteins encoded:
- a CDS encoding flagellar protein FliT — its product is MGNTLMSELQRISQLHDELMVLSCESRWDEFIAALGPCADLLREAMLLDSSALNVDELAAARELITTLQDNEALMVQRMRARLDQLREEMSGLNKGKAVSNAYAAPFTASIR